The Lebetimonas natsushimae genomic sequence GCTGTAGATTCAAGACATTATTTAATAGTACCAAGAATAATGGCAACGGTTATTGCAATGCCTTTGCTTATATTGTTTTTTGATGCCGTTGCTAATATCGGTTCATATTTGATTTCAGTATATTCTCTCGATGTAAACGGTTTTGCATATTTGGATAAAATAAGACAATTCGGAGAACTTAGTGATTTTAAAGAAGGGGTAACAAAAGGAATTGTTTTTGGATACTTAATAAGCGCCATATCTACATATATAGGTTATAATACAAAAGGTGGGGCCAAAGGTGTTGGAATTAGTACCACTAGGGCAGTTGTAATTTCCTCAGTGGTGGTATTTGCAGCAGATTATGTAATATCTGCTTTTTATCTTATTTTTTAATCTTTCATTCTTCTCATATAAGCAGGAATATCTAATTCATCCGCATCAATTTCAATTCCGCCAGCAACTTTTTTAGTAACAAGAATAGTTTCTATATTTTTTTTGATATCTTCTTTATTTGCAGCTTCGTTTTTTTCAAATCCCGTTGCAACAATTGTAACTTTAATTTCATCCGGGGCCAATGAATTGTCTGTTGTCGTACCAAAAATAATTTCCGCATCCTCATGGGCTTTTTCTTCTATGATATTCATTCCTTCATAAATTTCATCAAGCGGATAGTCTTCATGCATGGTAAAATGAACAAGAACACCCATAGCACCGTCAATGGAAATATTATCAAGAAGTGGCGATTCAATTGCTTTTTTAATTGCATTAAATGCAGCAGACTCTCCTTTTTCCTCACCCACACCCATTAATGCAAGACCTTGATGTGACATTACAGTTTTGAGGTCGTTAAAGTCAACATTGATATCATTTTCACCGTATGAAATTACCATGTTTGAAATACCGCCGACTGCTTTATATAAAACATCATCAACCAATGAAAAGGCTTCTTTTCTACCGACTTTTCTGTCAATTATGGTTAGAAGTTTATCATTTGGAATTACAACGATTGAATTAGCTTCTTTTTTAAGTTCATTAGTACCTATTTCAGCAAGTTTACTTCTTTTACTGCCTTCAAATCTAAAAGGTTTGGTAACAACACCGATAGTTAAAGCCCCCACTTCTTTAGCGGCTTTTGCTATAACACTTGCAGCACCTGTACCTGTTCCTCCTCCCATTCCGGCAGAAATAAATACTAAATCAGCTCCATTTAGAGCTTCTTTAATTTCATCGAAACTTTCTTCTGCCGCTTTAGCTCCAATTTCCGGTTTCATACCGGCTCCAAGTCCGTTTGTGAGTTTTATCCCAAGCTGGATTTTTCTGTGGGCTTTACTTGTTTTAAGTGCCTGAATGTCAGTATTGGCAGCAATTAATTCAACATCTTTTATACCTTTGCTGGCAATATAAT encodes the following:
- the ftsZ gene encoding cell division protein FtsZ, translating into MENLTNNELFSIREEIEGPKIKVIGVGGGGNNMINYIASKGIKDVELIAANTDIQALKTSKAHRKIQLGIKLTNGLGAGMKPEIGAKAAEESFDEIKEALNGADLVFISAGMGGGTGTGAASVIAKAAKEVGALTIGVVTKPFRFEGSKRSKLAEIGTNELKKEANSIVVIPNDKLLTIIDRKVGRKEAFSLVDDVLYKAVGGISNMVISYGENDINVDFNDLKTVMSHQGLALMGVGEEKGESAAFNAIKKAIESPLLDNISIDGAMGVLVHFTMHEDYPLDEIYEGMNIIEEKAHEDAEIIFGTTTDNSLAPDEIKVTIVATGFEKNEAANKEDIKKNIETILVTKKVAGGIEIDADELDIPAYMRRMKD